The genomic segment GGCAGACCATTTCCCGCGAGCAGCTGATCGAACAAATATGGGGATATGATTTTGAAGGAAATGAGCGCACAGTAGACGTGCATATCAACCGATTGCGGGAGCGTTTTCCGGAAGCGATGTACGGCTTTTTGATCCGGACGGTTCGGGGACTTGGTTATCGTTTGGAGATTGTCGTATGAAAATGAGAAGATCAGACCGTTCACATGTTTTGCTGAAAATCGTGGGCGTAGTGGGCTTATGTGCTGTTTTTGGCTTGTGCGGGCTTGCTGCATACGGGGTTACCTCTCTTTTTTATGGCTATATGGGCTATCATCCCAATGATCTTGTAAAAACGTTGGTCCATTCAGTTATGAGCTGCATGTTGTTTATTGGAGTAGGGATGATCATTTCTTTCTTCACCATGCCAAGGCATCGGGGCAGGTTTCAACCATTGATTGATGCGCTCAGACGGATTGCCATGGGGGATTTTCGGGTCAATCTCGATATCAAGCTGGCGCACGAATGGGGGGAGCTGGTAGATGGCATCAACCACGTGGCGGAGCAATTAAATGAGATGGAGAAGCTGCGGCAAGAGTTCATCTCCAATGTTTCCCACGAAATTCAATCGCCTCTGACGTCCATCAGCGGGTTTGCTCGCGCCCTGCATAATGAAAGACTTAGCCCAGAAGAGCGTAATCGCTACTTGGAGATTATCGAGTCAGAAAGCAAGCGACTGTCCAAGATCAGTGACAACCTGCTTAAACTCACTGCCCTAGAGGGCATCCAGCATGATTTGGAGCGGAAGCCGTATCGGTTGGACACGCAACTACGCACAATCATCCTCGCATGCGAGCCGCAATGGATGGCGAAAGAGATTGAAATGGACATAGACTTGGAAAAAGTCGAAATTGTCGCCGACGAGGATATGCTGAGTCAAGTCTGGACCAACATGCTTGGTAACAGCATCAAATTCACGGAGACAGGTGGGAAAATCAGCGTAAAGCTGGAGACGGTAAACGGAGAAGTGCTCGTGAAAATAACCGACTCGGGAATCGGGATCTCCAAGGAAAACCAGGAACGCATTTTCGAAAGATTTTTCAAGGCGGATCCATCGCGGAACCGAGCCAATTCGGGGAGTGGTCTGGGACTGGCGATCGTGAAAAAAATAATCGATTTGCATCATGCCACGATCGTCGTTGAGAGTGAAGTAGGAAAAGGTACCACGTTTACGATTACATTTGTTCAAACGGCATAAAAAAGCTGCCCCTTCGTCCGTGCGACGGTTTGGGACAGCTTATTTTCATTACGGGTAAACCAGCTACGCACCGATATACTTGGCATGGAGCGAACGTGCCTGGCTGATGTCATCCGTGCCTTGCACGAGGACGCGACCATCCGGGAAAATGACGAGCGTGTACGTATCGACACGGAAACGCAGCAAAAACTTGTTTTGCTCGATTTGTCCCAAAGGAGAGAGTCTATCAGCCAATGCGTTCAGATCAAGCGTGATTGCAGCGGCCGGCGAGATTTGTACGGTGTCTCGACCGCAAAGTGAAACGGCTTGTCCATCCT from the Brevibacillus brevis genome contains:
- a CDS encoding sensor histidine kinase: MKMRRSDRSHVLLKIVGVVGLCAVFGLCGLAAYGVTSLFYGYMGYHPNDLVKTLVHSVMSCMLFIGVGMIISFFTMPRHRGRFQPLIDALRRIAMGDFRVNLDIKLAHEWGELVDGINHVAEQLNEMEKLRQEFISNVSHEIQSPLTSISGFARALHNERLSPEERNRYLEIIESESKRLSKISDNLLKLTALEGIQHDLERKPYRLDTQLRTIILACEPQWMAKEIEMDIDLEKVEIVADEDMLSQVWTNMLGNSIKFTETGGKISVKLETVNGEVLVKITDSGIGISKENQERIFERFFKADPSRNRANSGSGLGLAIVKKIIDLHHATIVVESEVGKGTTFTITFVQTA